TTTCCTGCATGAACGATTCCGCGGATGCCGTCGCCGACGGTCAGGTGATTGAAAAGCTCGGTTCGGCGGTCGAACGGATTCGGGGCCAGTTGGCTCAGGTGATCGTTGGGCAGAACGACGTCGTCGATCAACTCCTGATCAGCCTGTTCAGTCGCGGGCACTGTTTGCTCGAAGGCGTACCGGGGTTGGCGAAGACGTTGCTCATCAGCACGCTCGCGCGGACGATGAATCTGTCGTTCAGCCGCATTCAGTTCACTCCCGACCTGATGCCCGCCGATATCACCGGCACCGACATCATCGAGGAGAACCGCTCGACCGGTCAGCGCGAGATGCGGTTTCTTGAGGGTCCGCTGTTTTCGAACGTCATTCTGGCGGACGAAATCAACCGGACGCCGCCGAAGACGCAGGCCGCGCTGCTCGAAGCGATGCAAGAGCGGCAAGTGACGGTCGGCCGCGTGCGGCACCAGTTGAGCGATCCGTTCTTCGTGCTGGCGACGCAAAACCCGATCGAGCAGGAAGGAACCTATCCGCTGCCGGAAGCGCAGCAAGATCGTTTCATGTTCAAAGTGCTGGTGACGTACCCCAGCTTTGCGGAAGAATTTGAAGTCGCCCGGCGGACAACGTCAGCGATCACCGATACCGTCTCGTCGGTGATCTCGCCGGAAGAGATTCTCACGCTGCAGCGATTGGTGCGCGAAGTGCCGGTGAGCGATCACGTGATTCGCTACTCGTTGTCGCTGGTGCGGCAGACACGGGTCGGGGAGTCAGGGATTCCCGACTTTGTCGCC
This sequence is a window from Lacipirellula parvula. Protein-coding genes within it:
- a CDS encoding AAA family ATPase; translation: MNDSADAVADGQVIEKLGSAVERIRGQLAQVIVGQNDVVDQLLISLFSRGHCLLEGVPGLAKTLLISTLARTMNLSFSRIQFTPDLMPADITGTDIIEENRSTGQREMRFLEGPLFSNVILADEINRTPPKTQAALLEAMQERQVTVGRVRHQLSDPFFVLATQNPIEQEGTYPLPEAQQDRFMFKVLVTYPSFAEEFEVARRTTSAITDTVSSVISPEEILTLQRLVREVPVSDHVIRYSLSLVRQTRVGESGIPDFVADQLAWGAGPRAVQFLIIGAKARALMERRTHVTVDDIQALAKPVLRHRIVVNFAAESDGVTSDDVIDRLIQSTPAREDELANDARFKAIFAS